In Pithys albifrons albifrons isolate INPA30051 chromosome 6, PitAlb_v1, whole genome shotgun sequence, a single genomic region encodes these proteins:
- the TNNI2 gene encoding troponin I, fast skeletal muscle, with the protein MLQLAVTEIEKEAAAKEVEKQNYLAEHCPPLSLPGSMQELQELCKKLHAKIESVDEERYDTEVKLQKTNKELEDLSQKLFDLRGKFKRPPLRRVRMSADAMLRALLGSKHKVCMDLRANLKQVKKEDTEKEKDLRDVGDWRKNIEEKSGMEGRKKMFEAGES; encoded by the exons ATGCTCCAGCTTGCTGTcactgaaatagaaaaagaagcagctgcTAAAGAAGTGGAAAAGCAAAACTACCTGGCAGAGCATTGCCCTCCTCTGTCACTCCCAGGATCTATGCAGGAACTTCAG gagctgtgcaaAAAGCTTCATGCCAAGATAGAGTCAGTGGATGAGGAGAGGTATGACACAGAAGTGAAGCTACAGAAGACTAACAAGGAG CTGGAAGACTTGAGCCAGAAACTCTTTGACCTGCGTGGCAAGTTCAAGAGACCGCCCTTGCGCAGGGTGCGCATGTCCGCTGATGCGATGCTGCGGGCCCTGCTGGGCTCCAAGCACAAGGTCTGCATGGACCTCCGAGCCAACCTGAAGCAAGTGAAGAAGGAGGACACTGAGAAG GAGAAGGATCTTCGCGATGTCGGTGACTGGAGAAAGAACATTGAGGAGAAGTCTGGCATGGAGGGCAGAAAGAAGATGTTCGAGGCTGGCGAGTCCTAA